In a genomic window of Erigeron canadensis isolate Cc75 chromosome 5, C_canadensis_v1, whole genome shotgun sequence:
- the LOC122599649 gene encoding zinc finger CCCH domain-containing protein 32-like produces MEMQQSDPVTEWNSSGDKTGLEEPMWQLGLGDEPDSYPERPDEADCIYYLRTGFCGYGSRCRFNHPRDRGSVVGELRGSGGEYPERIGQPVCQYYMRTGMCKFGTSCKYHHPRQGIGLSSTVALNVSGYPLRPGEKECSYYLKTGQCKFGVTCKFHHAQPTGMVPSPPPGLPAGSLSPIPIYPNAQSPVASNVSNQSYGVLASNWPVVRPPLLPGSYLPGTYSPMLVPPAMVPFPGWNPYQASVHPAASPNTQPILGGPAYAMTQLSSSIPSYPLTKTQKEHAYPQRPGEAECQFYIKTGDCKFGSSCRYHHPPEWTVPNTNFGLSPMGLPLRPGAALCTHYAQNGVCKFGPACKFNHPMGTLSYSPSASSLADMPVAPYPVGSYIGTLAPSSSSSELRPEFTSASTSDHLPITMPSGSIGSSFSKNMHISQSSGSSSSTHGGDAHYSN; encoded by the exons ATGGAGATGCAGCAATCGGATCCGGTTACAGAATGGAACTCATCTGGTGACAAAACAGGGTTAGAAG AACCCATGTGGCAATTAGGGTTAGGAGATGAGCCTGATTCGTACCCTGAAAGACCGGATGAGGCTGACTGTATTTATTATCTGAGGACAGGGTTTTGTGGCTATGGTTCGAGGTGTCGGTTTAACCATCCTCGTGATCGTGGCTCG GTTGTTGGAGAACTGCGGGGTAGTGGAGGGGAGTATCCCGAGCGAATTGGTCAGCCTGTGTGTCAG TACTATATGCGAACGGGAATGTGCAAATTTGGTACTTCCTGCAAGTATCATCATCCTAGGCAGGGAATTGGATTGTCAAGTACAGTCGCACTAAATGTATCTGGATATCCACTTCGTCCG GGTGAAAAAGAGTGTTCGTACTATCTCAAAACAGGGCAATGTAAGTTTGGCGTCACCTGTAAATTTCACCATGCTCAGCCTACTGGCATGGTACCTTCACCACCACCAGGATTGCCAGCTGGATCATTATCTCCCATTCCTATTTACCCAAATGCACAGTCTCCTGTTGCCTCTAATGTCTCTAATCAATCATATGGGGTGTTAGCCAGCAACTGGCCTGTTGTAAGGCCCCCTCTTCTACCTGGATCGTATCTTCCAGGGACTTACAGTCCAATGTTGGTTCCTCCTGCAATGGTTCCTTTTCCAGGTTGGAATCCTTACCAg GCATCAGTACACCCTGCAGCCTCTCCTAATACACAGCCTATTCTTGGAGGTCCTGCTTATGCAATGACTCAATTATCTTCTTCGATTCCTTCTTACCCTTTAACTAAAACTCAAAAGGAGCATGCCTATCCGCAAAGGCCCGGTGAAGCTGAATGCCAATTTTACATTAAGACTGGGGATTGTAAATTTGGTTCCTCGTGTAGATACCATCATCCACCAGAATGGACTGTACCTAACACAAACTTTGGCCTTAGCCCCATGGGACTTCCTCTTCGTCCA GGTGCTGCTCTATGTACACATTATGCTCAAAACGGGGTTTGTAAATTTGGGCCAGCATGCAAATTCAATCACCCAATGGGAACCCTAAGTTATAGCCCGTCTGCATCTTCGTTAGCTGATATGCCGGTTGCACCTTACCCTGTTGGATCATACATAGGCACTTTAGCCCCGTCATCCTCTTCATCAGAACTAAGGCCCGAGTTCACTTCTGCTTCCACGAGTGACCATCTCCCGATCACCATGCCAAGTGGCTCCATTGGATCAAGTTTTTCAAAGAACATGCACATATCTCAATCAAGTGGTAGCAGTAGTAGCACCCATGGTGGTGATGCTCATTACTCAAACTGA